A single Iodidimonas sp. SYSU 1G8 DNA region contains:
- a CDS encoding antibiotic biosynthesis monooxygenase, which translates to MIFISVTRLRIRSWRAMPAFAWHVLRVVRQARTAPGSIEVELLADARRTFWTCSVWRGEAAMRDFMLSGAHRAVMPRLAGWCDEASVVHWAQIASELPGWDEIWRRMAEQGRPSPVDHPSPAHLAFEIAPIRR; encoded by the coding sequence ATGATCTTCATTTCCGTCACGCGGTTGCGCATCCGCTCATGGCGCGCCATGCCGGCCTTCGCCTGGCATGTGCTGCGCGTGGTGCGCCAGGCCCGCACGGCCCCCGGCAGCATCGAGGTCGAGCTGCTGGCCGATGCACGGCGCACCTTCTGGACCTGCTCGGTCTGGCGCGGCGAGGCGGCCATGCGCGATTTCATGCTGTCCGGCGCCCACCGCGCCGTCATGCCGCGGCTGGCTGGCTGGTGCGACGAAGCCTCGGTGGTGCACTGGGCGCAGATCGCCTCCGAGCTGCCCGGCTGGGACGAAATCTGGCGGCGCATGGCCGAACAGGGCCGCCCGTCGCCCGTCGATCACCCGTCGCCCGCGCACCTGGCGTTCGAGATCGCGCCGATCCGCCGCTAG